A DNA window from Gammaproteobacteria bacterium contains the following coding sequences:
- the def gene encoding peptide deformylase: MALRRIELYGSEVLRRPADPVDDVDDEVRALVRDMFETMYDAKGIGLAAPQVGISRRVIVLDVAEESDESNPVALVNPRLASWTAKKDKQTEGCLSIPGVEAVVQRPVSVVVDGTDPEGKGVRLEAEGLFARALQHEIDHLDGVLFVDRLSPLKRQLLLKKWRKLQAEAAEP; encoded by the coding sequence ATGGCTCTGCGCAGGATCGAGCTGTACGGCAGCGAGGTTTTGCGGCGTCCGGCGGACCCGGTCGACGACGTCGATGACGAGGTGCGCGCGCTGGTGCGCGACATGTTCGAGACGATGTACGACGCCAAGGGCATCGGGCTGGCGGCGCCGCAGGTCGGCATCTCCCGGCGCGTCATCGTGCTGGACGTGGCGGAGGAGTCCGACGAGTCGAACCCCGTAGCGCTGGTGAATCCCCGGCTGGCGAGTTGGACGGCGAAGAAGGACAAGCAGACGGAGGGGTGCCTGAGCATCCCCGGGGTGGAGGCGGTCGTGCAACGCCCGGTATCGGTTGTGGTGGACGGCACGGACCCGGAGGGAAAGGGTGTGCGACTCGAGGCGGAGGGCCTGTTCGCGCGCGCCCTGCAGCACGAGATCGACCACCTGGACGGCGTGCTCTTCGTCGATCGGCTGAGTCCCCTCAAGCGGCAGCTGCTGCTCAAGAAGTGGAGGAAGCTGCAGGCCGAAGCCGCGGAGCCGTGA
- the yajC gene encoding preprotein translocase subunit YajC, translated as MALWIAISAQPLLPSPLLGVPQGGGGGFVFFIQLIAIIAIFYFLLIRPQRKEQQRHRAMVAALKKGDRVVTAGGIVGKVIHAQEQHLTIVTAENTRLVIERSKIATLTNPRDS; from the coding sequence TTGGCACTCTGGATCGCGATATCGGCCCAGCCGCTCCTGCCGTCACCTCTTCTGGGGGTGCCCCAGGGCGGGGGAGGCGGCTTCGTCTTCTTCATCCAGTTGATCGCGATCATCGCGATCTTCTACTTCCTGCTGATCAGGCCGCAGCGCAAGGAGCAGCAGCGTCACCGTGCAATGGTGGCGGCGCTCAAGAAGGGGGACCGGGTGGTGACCGCGGGCGGGATCGTGGGCAAGGTGATTCACGCCCAGGAACAGCACCTCACCATCGTGACTGCGGAAAACACCCGTCTCGTGATCGAGCGCTCGAAGATCGCGACGCTCACAAACCCGCGGGACTCGTAG